In Canis lupus dingo isolate Sandy chromosome 25, ASM325472v2, whole genome shotgun sequence, one genomic interval encodes:
- the THAP4 gene encoding peroxynitrite isomerase THAP4 isoform X3, whose product MAKPGSRKGKQATLQGETTPKASQEAIGQERTRQALEGTPGDGPAPAAGGQGEADASAMDAGGDSAAAAAPPDGGLVDKSGISKDDFTPPGSGACKFIGSLHSYSFSSKHARERASVPREPVDRKRPKRDVEPSCSGTGPGPDKGLAQSPPSSSLTATPQKPSQSPSAPPTDVTPKPAAEAVQSEHSDASPMSINEVILSASGACKLIDSLHSYCFSSRQNKSQVCCLREQVEKKNGELKTLRQRVSRSDSQVRKLQEKLDELRRVSFPYLSSLLPFSREPPTMNPVVEPLSWMLGTWLSDPPGAGTFPTLQPFQYLEEVCISHVGQPVLNFSFNAFHPDTRKPMHRECGFIRLKPDTNKVAFVSAQNTGIVEVEEGEVNGQELCITSHSIARISFAKEPHVEQITRKFRLNSEGKLEQTVSMATTTQPMTQHLHITYKRVTP is encoded by the exons ATGGCCAAGCCGGGGTCCCGAAAGGGGAAACAGGCTACACTGCAGGGTGAAACTACACCCAAAGCCTCCCAGGAGGCCATTGGTCAGGAGCGCACGCGGCAGGCCCTGGAAGGGACTCCAGGCGATGGTCCAGCCCCTGCGGCAGGCGGTCAAGGAGAAGCAGATGCATCTGCTATGGATGCTGGTGGTGAcagtgccgccgccgccgcccccccggACGGAGGCCTGGTAGATAAGAGTGGCATCTCCAAGGATGACTTTACGCCACCGGGGTCCGGGGCTTGCAAGTTTATTGGCTCGCTGCATTCTTACAGTTTTTCCTCCAAGCACGCTCGGGAGAGGGCCTCTGTCCCCCGAGAGCCCGTTGACCGAAAGAGGCCGAAGAGAGACGTGGAGCCCAGCTGCAGTGGGACCGGCCCGGGGCCCGACAAGGGCTTGGCCCAGAGTCCCCCGAGCTCATCACTCACAGCGACGCCTCAGAAGCCCTCCCagagtccctctgcccctccgacAGACGTCACCCCGAAGCCAGCAGCGGAAGCTGTGCAGAGCGAGCACAGCGATGCCAGCCCCATGTCCATCAACGAGGTCATCCTGTCTGCGTCGGGGGCCTGCAAACTCATCGACTCGCTGCACTCCTACTGCTTCTCCTCCCGGCAGAACAAGAGCCAGGTGTGCTGCCTGCGGGAGCAGGTGGAGAAGAAGAACGGTGAGCTGAAGACCTTGCGGCAGAGGGTCAGCCGCTCCGACAGCCAGGTGCGCAAGCTGCAGGAGAAGCTGGACGAGCTGAGGAGAGTGAGCTTCCCCTACCTGAGCAGCCTGCTGCCCTTCAGCCGCG AGCCCCCCACGATGAACCCCGTGGTGGAACCGCTGTCCTGGATGCTGGGGACCTGGCTGTCAGACCCGCCGGGAGCCGGGACCTTCCCGACACTGCAGCCCTTCCAGTACCTGGAGGAGGTGTGCATCTCCCACGTGGGCCAGCCTGTGCTGAACTTCTC GTTCAACGCCTTCCATCCGGACACACGCAAACCCATGCACAGGGAGTGTGGCTTCATCCGCCTCAAGCCCGATACCAACAAGGTGGCCTTTGTCAGCGCCCAGAACACAG GCATCGTGGAGGTGGAAGAGGGCGAGGTGAACGGGCAGGAGCTGTGCATCACGTCCCACTCCATCGCCAGGATCTCATTCGCcaaggagccccacgtggagcaG
- the THAP4 gene encoding peroxynitrite isomerase THAP4 isoform X1, producing the protein MVICCAAANCSNRQGKGEKRAVSFHRFPLKDSKRLIQWLKAVQRDNWTPTKYSFLCSEHFTKDSFSKRLEDQHRLLKPTAVPSIFHLPEKKRGPGGHGRTRRRVTRKASGGLRGHASGADGKGAAGSSSSLGESPMAKPGSRKGKQATLQGETTPKASQEAIGQERTRQALEGTPGDGPAPAAGGQGEADASAMDAGGDSAAAAAPPDGGLVDKSGISKDDFTPPGSGACKFIGSLHSYSFSSKHARERASVPREPVDRKRPKRDVEPSCSGTGPGPDKGLAQSPPSSSLTATPQKPSQSPSAPPTDVTPKPAAEAVQSEHSDASPMSINEVILSASGACKLIDSLHSYCFSSRQNKSQVCCLREQVEKKNGELKTLRQRVSRSDSQVRKLQEKLDELRRVSFPYLSSLLPFSREPPTMNPVVEPLSWMLGTWLSDPPGAGTFPTLQPFQYLEEVCISHVGQPVLNFSFNAFHPDTRKPMHRECGFIRLKPDTNKVAFVSAQNTGIVEVEEGEVNGQELCITSHSIARISFAKEPHVEQITRKFRLNSEGKLEQTVSMATTTQPMTQHLHITYKRVTP; encoded by the exons ATGGTGATCTGCTGCGCGGCCGCGAACTGCTCCAACCGGCAGGGCAAGGGGGAGAAGCGCGCCGTGTCCTTCCACAG GTTCCCCCTAAAGGACTCAAAACGTCTAATCCAGTGGTTAAAAGCTGTTCAGAGGGATAACTGGACCCCCACAAAGTATTCTTTCCTCTGTAGTGAACATTTCACCAAAGACAGCTTCTCCAAAAGGCTGGAGGATCAGCATCGCCTACTCAAGCCTACAGCAGTGCCCTCCATCTTCCACCTGCCTGAGAAGAAGAGGGGCCCTGGAGGTCATGGCCGCACGAGGAGAAGGGTCACCAGAAAGGCCTCTGGGGGCCTGAGGGGACACGCGAGTGGGGCGGACGGGAAGGGAGCTGCAGGTTCCTCGTCGTCCTTGGGTGAAAGCCCGATGGCCAAGCCGGGGTCCCGAAAGGGGAAACAGGCTACACTGCAGGGTGAAACTACACCCAAAGCCTCCCAGGAGGCCATTGGTCAGGAGCGCACGCGGCAGGCCCTGGAAGGGACTCCAGGCGATGGTCCAGCCCCTGCGGCAGGCGGTCAAGGAGAAGCAGATGCATCTGCTATGGATGCTGGTGGTGAcagtgccgccgccgccgcccccccggACGGAGGCCTGGTAGATAAGAGTGGCATCTCCAAGGATGACTTTACGCCACCGGGGTCCGGGGCTTGCAAGTTTATTGGCTCGCTGCATTCTTACAGTTTTTCCTCCAAGCACGCTCGGGAGAGGGCCTCTGTCCCCCGAGAGCCCGTTGACCGAAAGAGGCCGAAGAGAGACGTGGAGCCCAGCTGCAGTGGGACCGGCCCGGGGCCCGACAAGGGCTTGGCCCAGAGTCCCCCGAGCTCATCACTCACAGCGACGCCTCAGAAGCCCTCCCagagtccctctgcccctccgacAGACGTCACCCCGAAGCCAGCAGCGGAAGCTGTGCAGAGCGAGCACAGCGATGCCAGCCCCATGTCCATCAACGAGGTCATCCTGTCTGCGTCGGGGGCCTGCAAACTCATCGACTCGCTGCACTCCTACTGCTTCTCCTCCCGGCAGAACAAGAGCCAGGTGTGCTGCCTGCGGGAGCAGGTGGAGAAGAAGAACGGTGAGCTGAAGACCTTGCGGCAGAGGGTCAGCCGCTCCGACAGCCAGGTGCGCAAGCTGCAGGAGAAGCTGGACGAGCTGAGGAGAGTGAGCTTCCCCTACCTGAGCAGCCTGCTGCCCTTCAGCCGCG AGCCCCCCACGATGAACCCCGTGGTGGAACCGCTGTCCTGGATGCTGGGGACCTGGCTGTCAGACCCGCCGGGAGCCGGGACCTTCCCGACACTGCAGCCCTTCCAGTACCTGGAGGAGGTGTGCATCTCCCACGTGGGCCAGCCTGTGCTGAACTTCTC GTTCAACGCCTTCCATCCGGACACACGCAAACCCATGCACAGGGAGTGTGGCTTCATCCGCCTCAAGCCCGATACCAACAAGGTGGCCTTTGTCAGCGCCCAGAACACAG GCATCGTGGAGGTGGAAGAGGGCGAGGTGAACGGGCAGGAGCTGTGCATCACGTCCCACTCCATCGCCAGGATCTCATTCGCcaaggagccccacgtggagcaG
- the THAP4 gene encoding peroxynitrite isomerase THAP4 isoform X2 codes for MVICCAAANCSNRQGKGEKRAVSFHRFPLKDSKRLIQWLKAVQRDNWTPTKYSFLCSEHFTKDSFSKRLEDQHRLLKPTAVPSIFHLPEKKRGPGGHGRTRRRVTRKASGGLRGHASGADGKGAAGSSSSLGESPMAKPGSRKGKQATLQGETTPKASQEAIGQERTRQALEGTPGDGPAPAAGGQGEADASAMDAGGDSAAAAAPPDGGLVDKSGISKDDFTPPGSGACKFIGSLHSYSFSSKHARERASVPREPVDRKRPKRDVEPSCSGTGPGPDKGLAQSPPSSSLTATPQKPSQSPSAPPTDVTPKPAAEAVQSEHSDASPMSINEVILSASGACKLIDSLHSYCFSSRQNKSQVCCLREQVEKKNGELKTLRQRVSRSDSQVRKLQEKLDELRRVSFPYLSSLLPFSREPPTMNPVVEPLSWMLGTWLSDPPGAGTFPTLQPFQYLEEVCISHVGQPVLNFSFNAFHPDTRKPMHRECGFIRLKPDTNKVAFVSAQNTAAAHDRACVCRSSQMFPV; via the exons ATGGTGATCTGCTGCGCGGCCGCGAACTGCTCCAACCGGCAGGGCAAGGGGGAGAAGCGCGCCGTGTCCTTCCACAG GTTCCCCCTAAAGGACTCAAAACGTCTAATCCAGTGGTTAAAAGCTGTTCAGAGGGATAACTGGACCCCCACAAAGTATTCTTTCCTCTGTAGTGAACATTTCACCAAAGACAGCTTCTCCAAAAGGCTGGAGGATCAGCATCGCCTACTCAAGCCTACAGCAGTGCCCTCCATCTTCCACCTGCCTGAGAAGAAGAGGGGCCCTGGAGGTCATGGCCGCACGAGGAGAAGGGTCACCAGAAAGGCCTCTGGGGGCCTGAGGGGACACGCGAGTGGGGCGGACGGGAAGGGAGCTGCAGGTTCCTCGTCGTCCTTGGGTGAAAGCCCGATGGCCAAGCCGGGGTCCCGAAAGGGGAAACAGGCTACACTGCAGGGTGAAACTACACCCAAAGCCTCCCAGGAGGCCATTGGTCAGGAGCGCACGCGGCAGGCCCTGGAAGGGACTCCAGGCGATGGTCCAGCCCCTGCGGCAGGCGGTCAAGGAGAAGCAGATGCATCTGCTATGGATGCTGGTGGTGAcagtgccgccgccgccgcccccccggACGGAGGCCTGGTAGATAAGAGTGGCATCTCCAAGGATGACTTTACGCCACCGGGGTCCGGGGCTTGCAAGTTTATTGGCTCGCTGCATTCTTACAGTTTTTCCTCCAAGCACGCTCGGGAGAGGGCCTCTGTCCCCCGAGAGCCCGTTGACCGAAAGAGGCCGAAGAGAGACGTGGAGCCCAGCTGCAGTGGGACCGGCCCGGGGCCCGACAAGGGCTTGGCCCAGAGTCCCCCGAGCTCATCACTCACAGCGACGCCTCAGAAGCCCTCCCagagtccctctgcccctccgacAGACGTCACCCCGAAGCCAGCAGCGGAAGCTGTGCAGAGCGAGCACAGCGATGCCAGCCCCATGTCCATCAACGAGGTCATCCTGTCTGCGTCGGGGGCCTGCAAACTCATCGACTCGCTGCACTCCTACTGCTTCTCCTCCCGGCAGAACAAGAGCCAGGTGTGCTGCCTGCGGGAGCAGGTGGAGAAGAAGAACGGTGAGCTGAAGACCTTGCGGCAGAGGGTCAGCCGCTCCGACAGCCAGGTGCGCAAGCTGCAGGAGAAGCTGGACGAGCTGAGGAGAGTGAGCTTCCCCTACCTGAGCAGCCTGCTGCCCTTCAGCCGCG AGCCCCCCACGATGAACCCCGTGGTGGAACCGCTGTCCTGGATGCTGGGGACCTGGCTGTCAGACCCGCCGGGAGCCGGGACCTTCCCGACACTGCAGCCCTTCCAGTACCTGGAGGAGGTGTGCATCTCCCACGTGGGCCAGCCTGTGCTGAACTTCTC GTTCAACGCCTTCCATCCGGACACACGCAAACCCATGCACAGGGAGTGTGGCTTCATCCGCCTCAAGCCCGATACCAACAAGGTGGCCTTTGTCAGCGCCCAGAACACAG CAGCAGCCCACGACAGAGCCTGTGTCTGCCGCAGCTCACAGATGTTTCCTGTGTGA